CCACAACATTTCCGGACTCATCGATGAGTACAAATGTAAATTCTCCCTCGTGCAGATCACGTCCAGTCAGCTCTTTTTTCATGCTGATATGTTCATTCACACTGAAATCTGTCGGATTTACACGGTATGTGTTTGTAAACTCAAATGCGAAATCATTCTGCCATGAGGAAACGGCGCTGATCGTTCCGTCGCCGTTGTCTGTCACGGTTACTGTAAACGTCTTTCCTTCCGCAGCCG
The genomic region above belongs to Desulfovibrio desulfuricans and contains:
- a CDS encoding Spy0128 family protein, yielding AAEGKTFTVTVTDNGDGTISAVSSWQNDFAFEFTNTYRVNPTDFSVNEHISMKKELTGRDLHEGEFTFVLIDESGNVV